A genomic segment from Rhodospirillum centenum SW encodes:
- the lptG gene encoding LPS export ABC transporter permease LptG: MRLSATLSLYIGRQFVLWFLAILGGMLAIVYLLDTVELLRRAANKPDAAFQIVLTMGLLKLPEIGQEIVPFVVLFGGMYTFWRLTRTQELVVVRASGISVWQFMAPVLTATFLIGMTLVGVLNPIFSAMLGRYEQLENRYLRGMKSSLDVAESGIWLRQVGEPQAYLIHADAIVPGTLELRQVMVLLNESDGQVSGRFDAASATLRDGFWELRDAWFNRPGRVGEFLPAYRLPTELTEQKIQEAFASPDTLSFWELPGFIATLEATGLSSVRHRLHWHSLLAQPVLLCAMILLAAAFAMRQVRRGGALTLIALGIAAALLLFVMQDIVLALGMSGTIPVLLAAWAPAGVSVMLGAAALLHLEDG, translated from the coding sequence ATGCGTCTGTCCGCGACCCTTTCCCTCTACATCGGCCGTCAGTTCGTGCTCTGGTTCCTGGCGATCCTGGGCGGCATGCTGGCGATCGTCTACCTGCTGGACACGGTCGAGCTGCTGCGCCGTGCCGCGAACAAGCCGGATGCGGCCTTCCAGATCGTGCTGACCATGGGCCTGCTGAAGCTGCCGGAGATCGGGCAGGAAATCGTGCCCTTCGTCGTGCTGTTCGGCGGCATGTACACCTTCTGGCGTCTGACCCGGACGCAGGAGCTGGTGGTGGTGCGTGCCTCCGGCATCTCCGTCTGGCAGTTCATGGCGCCCGTGCTGACGGCCACGTTCCTGATCGGCATGACCCTGGTCGGGGTGCTGAACCCGATCTTCTCGGCCATGCTGGGCCGCTACGAGCAGTTGGAGAACCGCTATCTGCGCGGCATGAAATCCTCGCTGGACGTGGCGGAATCCGGGATCTGGCTGCGTCAGGTCGGGGAGCCCCAGGCCTACCTGATCCATGCCGATGCGATCGTGCCCGGCACGCTGGAACTGCGGCAGGTGATGGTGTTGCTGAACGAAAGCGACGGACAGGTGTCCGGCCGTTTCGACGCTGCCTCGGCCACCCTGCGCGATGGCTTCTGGGAGTTGCGCGACGCCTGGTTCAACCGGCCCGGCCGGGTGGGGGAGTTCCTGCCCGCCTACCGCCTGCCGACCGAGCTGACGGAACAGAAGATCCAGGAAGCCTTCGCCTCGCCCGACACCCTGTCCTTCTGGGAACTGCCGGGCTTCATCGCCACGCTTGAGGCGACGGGCCTGTCCTCCGTCCGGCACCGCCTGCACTGGCATTCGCTGCTGGCGCAGCCGGTGCTGCTCTGCGCCATGATCCTGCTGGCCGCGGCCTTCGCCATGCGCCAGGTCCGGCGCGGCGGCGCGCTGACGCTGATCGCGCTGGGCATTGCCGCGGCCCTGCTCCTGTTCGTGATGCAGGACATCGTGCTGGCCCTCGGCATGTCCGGCACCATTCCGGTGCTGCTGGCGGCCTGGGCCCCGGCCGGGGTGAGCGTCATGCTGGGGGCGGCGGCACTGTTGCATCTGGAGGACGGATGA
- the rsmA gene encoding 16S rRNA (adenine(1518)-N(6)/adenine(1519)-N(6))-dimethyltransferase RsmA, which produces MADLSHLPPLRDVIAEHGLGARKALGQHFLLDLNLTRRIVREAGDLSGVAVVEVGPGPGGLTRALVESAAREVVAVERDSRFAAALADVMAAADGRLRLVEADALTVDPVDLVPAPRAVISNLPYNVGTPLLIGWLKRIAEYRSLTLMFQKEVAERIVARPRTEAYGRLAVMCQWLADCRILFDVPARAFTPPPRVDSAIAHLTPRARPADDPDFRTMEALVAAAFGQRRKMLRASLKSVVREPEPLLESVGIAPTSRAEEVDVAGFVTLAKALRR; this is translated from the coding sequence ATGGCGGACCTGTCGCATCTGCCGCCGCTGCGCGACGTGATCGCGGAGCACGGGCTTGGTGCCCGCAAGGCGCTGGGCCAGCACTTCCTGCTGGATCTGAACCTGACCCGCCGCATCGTGCGGGAGGCGGGCGACCTCTCGGGCGTCGCTGTCGTCGAGGTCGGTCCCGGCCCCGGCGGGCTGACCCGCGCCCTGGTCGAGAGTGCCGCCCGCGAAGTGGTGGCGGTGGAGCGGGACAGCCGCTTCGCCGCGGCCCTGGCCGATGTGATGGCCGCGGCGGACGGCCGGCTGCGGCTGGTGGAGGCGGACGCGCTGACGGTCGATCCGGTCGATCTGGTGCCGGCGCCGCGGGCCGTGATCTCCAATCTGCCCTACAATGTCGGCACGCCGCTCCTGATCGGCTGGCTGAAGCGGATCGCGGAATACCGCTCGCTGACGCTGATGTTTCAGAAGGAGGTGGCGGAGCGCATCGTCGCCCGGCCGCGGACGGAAGCCTATGGCCGGCTGGCCGTGATGTGCCAGTGGCTGGCCGACTGCCGCATCCTGTTCGACGTGCCGGCGCGGGCCTTCACGCCGCCGCCGCGGGTGGACAGTGCCATCGCGCACCTGACCCCGCGCGCGCGGCCGGCGGACGATCCCGATTTCCGCACCATGGAGGCCCTGGTCGCCGCCGCCTTCGGGCAGCGCCGCAAGATGCTGCGGGCCAGCCTGAAATCCGTCGTGCGGGAGCCGGAGCCGCTGCTGGAGTCGGTGGGCATCGCCCCGACCTCCCGGGCGGAGGAGGTGGACGTGGCCGGCTTCGTCACGCTGGCGAAGGCGCTGCGCCGCTGA
- the pdxA gene encoding 4-hydroxythreonine-4-phosphate dehydrogenase PdxA, with translation MSGDRPSGRPLALTMGEPAGIGGEIALAAWRVRTDRAVPPFVLLDDPARLAALAGSLGWDVPLVTVADPAEAPALFGSALPVLPVALRVPVRYGQPDPANGPAVLESIDRAVALCREGRAAGVVTNPIQKSALYATGFRWPGHTEYLAHLAGQADEPVMLLEGGGLRVVLATIHIPLKDVPAALSTAGIVRVATATAAGLTADFGVARPRLAVAALNPHAGESGSLGREEIEVIAPAVAALRTAGIHVEGPSPADTLFHPAARSRYDAVVCMYHDQALIPLKTLDFETGVNITLGLPFVRTSPDHGTALGIAGTGTASASSLIAALHTAERIAARRTARQDGEMP, from the coding sequence GTGAGCGGAGACCGACCGTCAGGCCGGCCGCTCGCCCTGACCATGGGGGAGCCGGCCGGGATCGGCGGGGAGATCGCGCTCGCCGCCTGGCGGGTCCGCACCGACCGGGCCGTGCCGCCGTTCGTCCTGCTCGACGATCCGGCGCGCCTCGCGGCGCTGGCCGGCAGCCTGGGCTGGGACGTGCCGCTGGTCACGGTCGCTGACCCGGCTGAAGCGCCCGCTCTGTTCGGCTCGGCGCTGCCGGTGCTGCCCGTGGCGCTGCGGGTTCCGGTCCGCTACGGCCAGCCGGACCCGGCGAACGGGCCGGCGGTGCTGGAGAGCATCGACCGTGCCGTGGCCCTCTGCCGGGAGGGGCGGGCGGCGGGCGTCGTCACCAATCCGATCCAGAAGAGCGCGCTCTACGCCACGGGTTTCCGCTGGCCCGGCCACACCGAATACCTCGCCCACCTCGCCGGGCAGGCCGATGAGCCGGTGATGCTGCTGGAGGGCGGGGGCCTGCGCGTCGTGCTGGCGACCATCCACATCCCGCTGAAGGACGTGCCGGCGGCGCTTTCCACCGCGGGCATCGTCCGCGTGGCGACGGCCACGGCGGCCGGGCTCACGGCAGACTTCGGTGTGGCGCGGCCCCGGCTCGCGGTCGCCGCCCTGAACCCGCATGCCGGCGAGTCCGGCAGCCTGGGCCGGGAGGAGATCGAGGTCATCGCCCCGGCCGTCGCCGCGCTGCGGACCGCCGGCATCCACGTCGAGGGGCCGTCCCCGGCCGACACCCTGTTCCATCCCGCCGCCCGCAGCCGCTATGACGCGGTCGTCTGCATGTACCACGATCAGGCCCTGATTCCCTTGAAGACCCTGGATTTCGAGACGGGCGTGAACATCACGCTCGGGCTGCCCTTCGTCCGCACCTCGCCCGACCACGGCACCGCGCTCGGCATCGCCGGCACGGGCACCGCCAGCGCCTCCAGCCTGATCGCGGCGCTGCACACGGCAGAGCGTATCGCCGCCCGCCGCACCGCCCGGCAGGACGGGGAGATGCCGTGA
- a CDS encoding peptidylprolyl isomerase, translating into MIRTLRQSLVRHLPTAAALCGVLLCAGVLLAGRPAAAQGQGPVERAAALVNEEVISMSDLMNRLQMALSSSGLPDTPETRQRLLPQVLRLLIDEVLQIQEARRLEIRVTEQDIDRALENLAQQNRLSLGEFQRLLDASGVPVASLRQQLLASVAWSRLVQRRIRPTVSVSDDEVQAQLERIKANAGKPEYLVSEIFLAVDDDANEAEVSRLADRLVEQIAGGANFGAVARQFSQSAGAFTGGDLGWLQQGQLEQALDTAVQQLQPGQFSRPIRGVNGYHILWLRDQRAVAAGNPADIQVAVGQLVLPADPANPEAGLEAARQIAQEAASCDALSAAAQRIPGAQQGQAPLTRLGDLPAEISSIVGALGVGTPTQPFLTDRGIMILMVCDRMVPEGSIPPADQVRDAIAGERIEMLQRRYLRDLRRDATIEYRL; encoded by the coding sequence ATGATCCGCACCCTCCGGCAGTCCCTTGTCCGGCATCTCCCGACCGCCGCTGCCCTCTGCGGCGTCCTGCTGTGCGCCGGCGTGCTCCTCGCGGGCCGGCCGGCCGCGGCGCAGGGGCAGGGGCCGGTGGAACGAGCGGCCGCCCTCGTGAACGAGGAGGTCATCTCGATGTCGGACCTGATGAACCGCCTGCAGATGGCGCTCTCCTCCTCCGGCCTGCCCGACACGCCGGAGACGCGGCAGCGCCTGCTGCCGCAGGTGCTGCGTCTGCTGATCGACGAGGTGCTTCAGATCCAGGAGGCGCGGCGGCTGGAGATCCGCGTCACCGAACAGGACATCGACCGCGCGCTGGAGAATCTGGCGCAGCAGAACCGCCTGTCGCTGGGGGAGTTCCAGCGCCTTCTTGATGCGTCGGGCGTCCCTGTCGCCTCGCTGCGCCAGCAGTTGCTGGCCAGCGTCGCCTGGAGCCGTCTGGTGCAGCGGCGCATCCGCCCCACCGTCAGCGTCAGCGACGACGAGGTCCAGGCCCAGCTCGAACGCATCAAGGCCAACGCCGGCAAGCCCGAATATCTGGTGTCGGAAATCTTCCTCGCCGTGGACGACGACGCCAACGAGGCCGAGGTCAGCCGTCTGGCCGACCGGCTGGTCGAGCAGATCGCCGGCGGCGCCAATTTCGGGGCCGTCGCCCGCCAGTTCAGCCAGTCGGCCGGCGCCTTCACCGGCGGCGACCTGGGCTGGCTCCAGCAGGGCCAGCTCGAACAGGCGCTGGACACGGCGGTGCAGCAGCTCCAGCCCGGCCAGTTCTCCCGCCCGATCCGCGGCGTGAACGGCTACCACATCCTCTGGCTCCGCGATCAGCGCGCCGTGGCCGCCGGCAACCCGGCGGATATCCAGGTGGCGGTCGGCCAGCTTGTCCTGCCGGCGGACCCGGCCAACCCGGAGGCCGGCCTGGAGGCCGCCCGCCAGATCGCGCAGGAAGCGGCGAGCTGCGACGCCCTGTCGGCTGCGGCGCAGCGCATCCCCGGCGCCCAGCAGGGACAGGCGCCCCTGACCCGGCTCGGCGACCTGCCGGCTGAGATTTCCAGTATCGTCGGCGCCCTGGGTGTCGGTACCCCGACGCAGCCCTTCCTTACCGACCGCGGCATCATGATCCTCATGGTCTGCGACCGGATGGTTCCGGAGGGCAGCATCCCGCCCGCCGACCAGGTGCGCGACGCCATCGCCGGCGAGCGGATCGAGATGCTGCAGCGGCGCTACCTGCGCGATCTGCGCCGCGACGCGACCATCGAATACCGCCTGTGA